A window of Tautonia plasticadhaerens contains these coding sequences:
- a CDS encoding HEAT repeat domain-containing protein, whose translation MSVAEKHLAYRGRIRALAASGKMLLFVTEHPEGRPTSLYRLDCETFDLASDPIPGGGRALCLSGDEVWVAASDGSICRCPISGGSPSTAMSLDGEPASALSPLQGDRLAIAAGPTVVIADVSKPDARPIQSLDLPAAATALAADPTGRWLVAGTARGDVSVFTAEGREEFILSESARVHEGAVTALAFEPDELRFLSAGADRALRSTLARGALEPEDRGRSFGHDDAITAIAWAPGDRFLTGSLDSTVKTWPRSGGARPGTLKDGVAKVRGLAVVSVHDRPRLSVACEDDTIRLFVLDAAGKFGDPAQKIHGALSRARRELAEGDPRRREHAIADLASANDLAALDLLAEHSRADADPGLRLDAARRIGDSDHPRSVPLLEGLLGHPDEAVRLLAFDRLRDRAGEADFRPIDLALKTGLPEIGRRAVEALAPRSKQDDQALDRLLAALDAKEWEVRRSAAEALESIHPADSPEADLIVLGTSHADLRRWALIRLLHRGLLGQAAVSTSLRRMAEDRDADVRRVAFLLMLHTRPRLVEAIRAGDADLARQLDDLDAALEGQGGAAGPPAGRSGADAKAKPPKKGARGKAGSEAPAGLDAEDLAPLLNAAASRSLDTSLRGARCLALLGDPRAFGLLLQLSREAEPSARVEVCRALANLGDAAAVSRLRSLLHDEAAEVRDAAFTAIASIDREVPLLAAGAGLDADHDDVRRRGLQLLLAEAKKAPPASAESPTGLLLVRALNDGSPALRAEAFKAVLNLPAAGGGAGALRFARRSIHADVRREVLTEALAQLAEPWAWDLLLGAFDDPDPALRADALDAARKKSKGLDVLEAALGCRHADLRLEAVAGLVKTHTAAAQALLVRAIDDEDPDVRRSALDALVSDDATAPLSSALGSPHAEIRGRAARALARLGDRAALGPLVALAAAPEPVEEDRRDAWLAQALIALDGLAELGDPEAVVPVLPMLDSPHAPLRKWAAAVLCWCAEPDATGPLRLALSHADPQVRYRAAMGLALRGDASVAPMLDSAEGAEVLGLDDRLAVLAALGDPGEPRLVVSLDDGDQATRNRALLLLLCRELKAPRGDASRRIAALSSRSPRVRLAAADALRSGHDPAGLLATVSRLVNDRGGQSEASWSVPEATVSAMADLLAIAPPIVRARAASRLLPTIDPGVKESAALELACSALLERFAPGLDRAKADAPPSPAPTITPEALLERAFGAYVGLAREQGEATSKGKKGRPSPTNVASQANAARVRRSALDRLRALADSDPSLVPAVVPVLVQALGDPSQEARLAAFDHLVALGLDATTLGAEALASGQTDVGTRGLERLRGASGDDDRGRSVLDQVMMSRKDDLAVEAARLLADRLGRPAVAAKAIESGFERLRLLAVSWLDEAVDSGDEPARDALRGALDSRYAAVRRAAALALADRKDPAAFEALVRLLGAAVDRGEQIRIVAALELQGDPRAPGALLDRLERDPAGTAAAEVLIPAAGRFRRPEDADRLLALMDLEKKWRPLAFDALLALSGHDQPVEDPNDDRPDDRRWMESQHSRRDGILASILDRCLSLGEPRLLQRAISPARWALGPEVDGPLALASSHPDDGPRHLALRAIGWRLRTRSGPAGPLLRALQHPDPTSQFLAAEGLALGDRPEGLSVLLSAVDFLQDLALRRRAVVALGELGDPRAFDRLLQLASEDGHALQDVAAEAIGHLGRSGQSARIYSLLDRQSRSPGSVSETALKGLRWLGTPEAWARIREVAGGGETRGRAITLDLLGHDDEPATRDLLRLHLRSGEELRDLLIALRSARRLFGDDSLEPDEAVLQNPNPVLALCEDWDLIRETHGIPLDAPLDRLRERGDPSRLFELLPRCPDMVADALGSILLDLPAPPPAEVRAAVASDHARTVAVAARILGRTRDPGSGPAISEALATWTSRWAHLRETIERGGLERSASYPVAADSRGIPGCLSSLAWASGRVGTAAEGLAALVAMEIAGSPIWTGREILLATAEALVLFDDPPPAVLDSLESIARDGPPELRTLAAAALARRDRDRASRLGPGLIVDPVGFGLLADALGDALDPAIDLAAGRLHEQGVAVPVLVTRKRIDTLATVAADRSLPDATRLGAVEGLAAIASEAAEEHLRRVGLDEQTDEELRKAAWRALRRSRRARSRKPRRVEVTP comes from the coding sequence GTGAGCGTCGCCGAGAAGCACCTGGCCTACCGGGGGCGGATCCGGGCGCTGGCCGCCTCGGGGAAGATGCTCCTGTTCGTCACCGAGCACCCGGAAGGGCGGCCGACGTCCCTCTACCGGCTCGACTGCGAGACGTTCGACCTGGCGAGCGACCCGATCCCCGGCGGGGGCCGGGCCCTCTGCCTGTCGGGCGACGAGGTCTGGGTCGCCGCGTCGGACGGCTCGATCTGCCGCTGCCCGATCTCCGGGGGCTCGCCGTCGACGGCGATGTCCCTCGACGGCGAGCCCGCCTCGGCCCTCTCCCCGCTGCAGGGGGACCGGCTGGCGATCGCCGCCGGCCCGACGGTGGTGATCGCGGACGTCAGCAAACCGGACGCGAGGCCGATCCAGTCGCTCGACCTCCCCGCCGCCGCGACCGCCCTCGCCGCCGACCCGACCGGCCGCTGGCTCGTCGCCGGCACGGCCAGGGGGGACGTCTCCGTGTTCACCGCCGAGGGCCGCGAGGAGTTCATCCTCAGCGAGTCGGCCCGGGTGCACGAAGGGGCCGTCACCGCCCTGGCATTCGAGCCCGACGAGCTGCGGTTCCTCTCGGCCGGGGCCGACCGCGCGCTCCGCTCGACCCTGGCCCGCGGGGCCCTGGAGCCGGAGGACCGGGGCAGGAGCTTCGGCCACGACGACGCCATCACCGCCATCGCCTGGGCGCCCGGCGATCGGTTCCTCACCGGGTCGCTCGATTCGACGGTCAAGACGTGGCCCCGATCCGGGGGGGCCCGCCCGGGCACCCTGAAGGACGGCGTGGCGAAGGTCCGGGGGCTGGCGGTCGTCTCGGTCCACGACCGCCCCCGGCTCTCGGTGGCCTGCGAGGACGACACGATCCGGCTGTTCGTCCTCGACGCCGCCGGGAAGTTCGGCGACCCGGCCCAGAAGATCCACGGCGCCCTCTCCCGGGCCCGCCGGGAGCTGGCCGAGGGGGATCCGAGGCGTCGAGAGCATGCCATCGCGGACCTCGCCTCGGCCAACGACCTCGCCGCGCTCGACCTGCTCGCCGAGCACTCCCGGGCCGACGCCGACCCCGGCCTCCGCCTCGACGCCGCCCGACGCATCGGCGACTCCGACCACCCCCGGTCCGTCCCGCTGCTGGAAGGGCTGCTCGGCCACCCGGACGAGGCCGTCCGCCTGCTCGCCTTCGACCGGCTCCGCGACCGGGCAGGGGAGGCCGACTTCCGGCCGATCGACCTGGCCCTGAAGACCGGCCTGCCCGAGATCGGCCGGAGGGCCGTCGAGGCCCTCGCCCCGCGCTCGAAGCAGGACGACCAGGCGCTCGACCGCCTGCTCGCCGCCCTCGACGCGAAGGAGTGGGAGGTCCGCCGTTCCGCCGCCGAGGCCCTCGAATCGATCCACCCGGCCGATTCCCCCGAGGCCGACCTGATCGTCCTGGGCACGTCGCACGCCGACCTTCGCCGATGGGCCCTCATTCGCCTCCTGCATCGGGGCCTGCTCGGCCAGGCCGCCGTGTCGACCTCGCTGCGACGGATGGCCGAGGACCGGGACGCCGACGTCCGACGCGTCGCCTTCCTCCTGATGCTCCACACCCGCCCCCGGCTGGTCGAGGCCATCCGGGCCGGGGACGCCGACCTGGCCCGACAGCTCGACGACCTCGACGCCGCTCTCGAAGGGCAGGGGGGGGCCGCCGGCCCTCCGGCCGGAAGGAGCGGGGCCGACGCGAAGGCGAAGCCCCCGAAGAAGGGCGCGAGGGGCAAGGCCGGATCGGAGGCGCCCGCCGGGCTCGACGCCGAGGACCTCGCCCCGCTGCTCAACGCCGCCGCGAGCCGGTCGCTCGACACCTCCCTGCGGGGGGCCCGTTGCCTCGCCCTGCTGGGGGATCCCAGGGCGTTCGGCCTGCTGCTCCAACTCAGCCGGGAGGCCGAGCCGTCGGCCCGGGTCGAGGTCTGCCGGGCCCTGGCGAACCTGGGGGACGCCGCCGCCGTCAGCCGCCTCCGCTCCCTGCTGCACGACGAGGCCGCCGAGGTCCGGGACGCCGCCTTCACCGCCATCGCCTCGATCGACCGGGAGGTGCCCCTCCTCGCCGCCGGGGCCGGGCTGGACGCCGACCACGACGACGTCCGACGTCGGGGGCTCCAGCTCCTGCTGGCCGAGGCGAAGAAGGCGCCCCCGGCCTCGGCCGAATCGCCCACCGGCCTCCTGCTGGTCCGGGCGCTCAACGACGGCTCCCCCGCCCTCCGGGCCGAGGCGTTCAAGGCGGTGCTCAACCTGCCCGCCGCCGGGGGGGGGGCCGGGGCCCTCCGGTTCGCCCGCCGGAGCATCCACGCCGACGTCCGCCGGGAGGTGCTCACCGAGGCCCTCGCCCAGCTCGCCGAGCCCTGGGCCTGGGACCTCCTCCTCGGAGCCTTCGACGACCCGGATCCCGCCCTCCGCGCCGACGCCCTCGACGCCGCCAGGAAGAAGTCGAAGGGGCTCGACGTGCTGGAGGCCGCGCTCGGCTGCCGACACGCCGACCTCCGGCTGGAGGCCGTCGCCGGGCTGGTCAAGACGCACACCGCCGCGGCCCAGGCGCTGCTCGTCCGGGCGATCGACGACGAGGACCCGGACGTCCGCCGGTCGGCCCTCGACGCCCTCGTCTCCGACGACGCCACCGCCCCCCTCTCCTCCGCCCTCGGCAGCCCCCACGCCGAGATCCGGGGCCGGGCCGCCCGGGCGCTGGCCCGGCTCGGCGACCGGGCCGCCCTCGGGCCGCTCGTCGCCCTCGCCGCCGCCCCCGAGCCGGTCGAGGAGGACCGCCGTGATGCCTGGCTGGCGCAGGCCTTGATCGCCCTCGACGGCCTGGCGGAACTCGGCGACCCCGAGGCCGTGGTCCCCGTGCTGCCGATGCTCGACTCCCCCCATGCCCCGCTCCGCAAGTGGGCCGCCGCCGTGCTCTGCTGGTGTGCCGAGCCCGACGCGACCGGCCCGCTCCGCCTCGCCCTCTCCCACGCCGACCCCCAGGTCAGGTACCGGGCCGCGATGGGCCTGGCCCTGCGGGGGGACGCCTCGGTCGCCCCGATGCTCGACTCGGCCGAAGGTGCGGAGGTGCTCGGGCTCGACGATCGCCTCGCCGTGCTCGCCGCGCTGGGGGACCCGGGAGAGCCCCGGCTCGTCGTCTCCCTGGACGACGGCGACCAGGCGACCCGCAACCGGGCCCTGCTCCTGCTCCTCTGCCGGGAACTGAAGGCGCCCCGGGGGGACGCCTCCCGGCGGATCGCCGCCCTGTCGAGCCGATCGCCCCGCGTCCGCCTCGCCGCCGCCGACGCCTTGCGGTCGGGCCACGACCCGGCCGGGCTGCTCGCCACCGTCTCCCGGCTGGTCAACGACCGGGGGGGACAATCGGAGGCGAGCTGGTCCGTCCCCGAGGCCACCGTCTCGGCGATGGCCGACCTGCTCGCGATCGCCCCGCCGATCGTCAGGGCCCGGGCCGCCTCCCGGCTGCTGCCGACGATCGACCCGGGCGTGAAGGAATCGGCCGCCCTCGAACTGGCCTGCTCGGCCCTCCTGGAGCGCTTCGCCCCGGGACTCGACCGGGCGAAGGCCGACGCCCCCCCGAGCCCGGCCCCGACGATCACCCCCGAGGCCCTGCTGGAGCGGGCCTTCGGCGCCTACGTCGGCCTGGCCCGGGAGCAGGGGGAGGCCACCTCGAAGGGGAAGAAGGGCCGCCCCTCCCCGACCAACGTCGCCTCCCAGGCCAACGCCGCCCGGGTCCGCCGGTCGGCCCTCGACCGCCTCCGCGCCCTGGCCGACTCCGACCCGAGCCTCGTCCCCGCCGTCGTCCCCGTGCTCGTCCAGGCGCTCGGCGACCCGAGCCAGGAGGCCCGCCTCGCCGCCTTCGACCACCTCGTCGCCCTCGGCCTCGACGCCACCACCCTCGGCGCGGAGGCCCTCGCCTCCGGGCAGACCGACGTGGGCACCCGGGGGCTGGAGCGGCTCCGAGGCGCCTCGGGGGACGACGACCGGGGCCGATCGGTGCTCGACCAGGTGATGATGTCCCGCAAGGACGACCTCGCCGTCGAGGCCGCCCGGCTGCTCGCCGACCGCCTCGGCCGCCCCGCCGTCGCCGCGAAGGCGATCGAATCGGGCTTCGAACGCCTCCGGCTGCTCGCCGTCTCCTGGCTGGACGAGGCGGTCGACTCGGGGGACGAGCCGGCCCGAGACGCCCTCCGAGGCGCCCTCGACTCCCGATACGCCGCCGTCCGCCGGGCCGCCGCCCTCGCCCTGGCCGACCGCAAGGATCCCGCCGCCTTCGAGGCCCTGGTCCGGCTGCTGGGGGCCGCCGTCGATCGGGGCGAGCAGATCCGCATCGTGGCCGCCCTCGAACTCCAGGGAGACCCCCGGGCCCCCGGCGCCCTGCTCGACCGGCTCGAACGGGACCCCGCCGGCACCGCGGCGGCGGAGGTGCTCATCCCCGCCGCCGGCCGCTTCCGACGCCCCGAGGACGCCGACCGCCTGCTCGCCCTGATGGACCTCGAGAAGAAGTGGCGGCCGCTCGCCTTCGACGCCCTGCTCGCCCTCAGCGGACACGACCAGCCGGTCGAGGATCCCAACGACGACCGGCCCGACGACCGCCGCTGGATGGAGTCGCAGCACTCCAGGAGGGACGGCATCCTCGCCTCGATCCTGGACCGCTGCCTCTCCCTGGGAGAACCCCGGCTGCTGCAGCGGGCGATCTCCCCGGCCCGATGGGCCCTCGGCCCCGAGGTCGACGGGCCGCTCGCCCTCGCTTCGTCCCACCCCGACGACGGCCCGAGGCACCTCGCCCTCCGGGCCATCGGCTGGCGGCTCCGGACGCGATCCGGCCCGGCCGGGCCGCTGCTCAGGGCCCTCCAGCACCCCGACCCGACCAGCCAGTTCCTCGCCGCCGAGGGCCTGGCACTCGGCGACCGCCCCGAAGGCTTGAGCGTGCTGCTCTCGGCGGTCGACTTCCTCCAGGACCTCGCCCTCCGCCGCCGGGCCGTCGTCGCCCTGGGGGAACTGGGCGACCCCCGGGCCTTCGACCGCCTGCTCCAGCTCGCCTCCGAGGACGGCCACGCGCTCCAGGACGTCGCCGCCGAGGCGATCGGCCACCTCGGCCGGTCCGGCCAGTCCGCCCGGATCTACTCGCTCCTCGACCGCCAAAGCCGGTCCCCCGGCAGCGTCTCCGAGACGGCCTTGAAGGGCCTCCGATGGCTCGGCACCCCCGAGGCCTGGGCGCGCATCCGGGAGGTGGCCGGGGGGGGGGAGACCCGGGGACGGGCCATCACCCTCGATCTCTTGGGACACGACGACGAGCCGGCCACGCGAGACTTGCTGAGACTTCACCTCCGCTCGGGCGAGGAATTGCGTGACCTGCTCATCGCGCTCCGCAGCGCCCGGCGGCTGTTCGGGGACGATTCCCTGGAGCCCGACGAGGCGGTCCTCCAGAATCCGAACCCCGTGCTCGCCCTCTGCGAGGATTGGGACCTGATCCGGGAAACCCACGGCATCCCGCTCGACGCACCGCTGGATCGACTCCGCGAGCGAGGCGATCCGAGCCGGCTGTTCGAGCTACTCCCCCGCTGCCCCGACATGGTCGCCGACGCCCTGGGATCGATCCTGCTCGACCTCCCCGCCCCTCCCCCGGCCGAGGTCCGGGCCGCCGTCGCCTCCGATCACGCCCGGACCGTCGCCGTCGCGGCCCGTATCCTCGGCCGGACGCGAGACCCGGGATCGGGTCCGGCGATCTCGGAAGCCCTGGCAACCTGGACGTCGCGCTGGGCCCACCTCCGCGAAACGATCGAGCGTGGGGGCCTGGAACGATCCGCCTCGTATCCGGTCGCCGCCGACTCTCGCGGGATTCCCGGGTGTCTGTCGTCGTTGGCCTGGGCTTCGGGCCGGGTCGGCACCGCCGCCGAGGGGCTCGCCGCGCTCGTCGCGATGGAAATCGCGGGCTCTCCGATCTGGACCGGCAGGGAGATCCTCCTCGCGACCGCGGAGGCCCTGGTCCTGTTCGACGACCCCCCTCCAGCCGTGCTCGACTCCCTGGAGTCGATCGCCCGAGACGGCCCCCCCGAACTCCGCACCCTGGCCGCCGCCGCCCTCGCCCGACGGGACCGGGACCGGGCCTCCCGGCTCGGCCCGGGACTGATCGTCGACCCGGTCGGCTTCGGCCTCCTGGCCGATGCCCTCGGCGACGCCCTGGATCCCGCGATCGACCTAGCGGCCGGGCGGCTGCACGAGCAGGGGGTGGCCGTCCCGGTCCTCGTCACTCGGAAACGGATCGACACGCTCGCGACCGTGGCCGCCGACCGTTCCCTGCCCGACGCCACCCGCCTCGGCGCCGTCGAGGGCCTGGCCGCGATCGCCTCCGAGGCCGCCGAGGAGCACCTCCGCCGCGTCGGCCTGGACGAGCAAACCGACGAGGAGCTGCGCAAGGCCGCCTGGCGGGCCCTCCGACGCTCCAGGCGTGCCCGTTCCCGCAAACCCAGACGTGTCGAGGTGACGCCTTGA
- a CDS encoding SWIM zinc finger family protein, producing MSDADDRPEPADAPTEAVEPPSHTDVDLAYAGPSRLVGEEGEATVALVGNLRRPAVRFEAALRDPVRFREAMAALYAVVGSDYRYVPKDRTAYLAYRRMRAESAHLGLWEAQRSYFSWLMRNDPTAALILDPVVSVHPDQVFFEVFSKDEGAYAKLGVDLAAFDRDPAAEPSWGTTNVDFSQSLHDGLERLRSYRPTRLSIGREGVAVATEGAGSVLEKTVRVPDSWLRGFLQVQSAAALPRESFSLAPIDLYNALRQLRMHADRKGKRRGIRIELVPGEPPRLVLEPWETVIRSTAAPYGGKAAKVVRVWGRRRLFLLRRFLPLVEEVEVHLLGSGLPSFWVLRAGPIALTLGLTGFTAANWSQAISFDLLLPRKAQETSKELDAVLSHLAEHWKAGAGELLRATKLKWEPLVEALQLGCQQGRIMYDLAADVYRLRPLTDAPLDLSKLEYRNKRERIAHDLVERRGAVAIVSEVRIAAAGLELTGRVEVAEDRREYRPVLLLTDEGQVSKAECTCPLYRRQGLKDGPCAHLVALRLSHAGREALRRRGQTPLEALTAETRSFSRRDDRGEDVYQLALERRRLTIHWGRAGLPMRRQRLTFDSVDDARDAYLSRIAELSGRGFLDASSS from the coding sequence TTGAGCGACGCCGACGATCGCCCCGAGCCCGCCGACGCCCCGACCGAGGCGGTCGAGCCACCGTCCCACACCGACGTGGACCTCGCCTACGCCGGGCCGAGCAGGCTCGTCGGCGAGGAGGGCGAGGCGACGGTCGCCCTCGTCGGCAACCTCCGTCGCCCCGCCGTCCGGTTCGAGGCCGCCCTGCGCGACCCCGTCCGCTTCCGCGAGGCGATGGCCGCGCTGTATGCCGTCGTCGGCAGCGACTACCGGTACGTCCCGAAGGACCGCACCGCCTACCTCGCCTACCGCCGGATGAGGGCCGAGTCGGCCCATCTCGGCCTCTGGGAGGCCCAGCGGTCGTACTTCTCCTGGCTGATGCGGAACGACCCGACCGCGGCCCTGATCCTCGACCCGGTCGTCTCCGTCCACCCCGACCAGGTCTTCTTCGAGGTCTTCAGCAAGGACGAAGGGGCCTACGCCAAGCTCGGCGTCGACCTGGCCGCCTTCGACCGTGACCCCGCCGCCGAGCCCTCCTGGGGCACCACGAACGTCGACTTCAGCCAATCCCTGCACGACGGCCTGGAACGGCTCCGAAGCTACCGGCCGACCCGGCTGAGCATCGGCCGGGAGGGGGTCGCCGTCGCCACCGAGGGGGCCGGCTCGGTGCTGGAGAAGACCGTCCGGGTGCCGGATTCCTGGCTCCGGGGCTTCCTCCAGGTGCAGTCGGCCGCCGCCCTGCCCAGGGAGTCGTTCTCGCTGGCCCCCATCGACCTCTACAACGCCCTCCGGCAGCTCCGGATGCATGCCGACCGGAAGGGGAAACGCCGGGGGATCCGGATCGAACTGGTCCCCGGAGAGCCCCCCCGGCTCGTGCTGGAGCCCTGGGAGACGGTGATCCGATCGACGGCCGCCCCCTATGGCGGCAAGGCGGCGAAGGTGGTGCGGGTCTGGGGGCGTCGCCGCCTGTTCCTGCTCCGGAGGTTCCTGCCCCTGGTCGAGGAGGTGGAGGTCCACCTGCTGGGCAGCGGCCTGCCCAGCTTCTGGGTCCTCCGGGCCGGGCCGATCGCCCTGACCCTCGGCCTGACCGGCTTCACCGCCGCCAACTGGTCCCAGGCGATCAGCTTCGACCTGCTCTTGCCCCGCAAGGCCCAGGAGACCTCGAAGGAGCTGGACGCCGTCCTCTCCCACCTCGCCGAGCACTGGAAGGCCGGGGCAGGAGAGCTGCTCAGGGCGACCAAGCTGAAATGGGAGCCGCTGGTCGAGGCCCTCCAGCTCGGCTGCCAGCAGGGCCGGATCATGTACGACCTCGCGGCCGACGTCTACCGCCTCAGGCCCCTGACCGACGCCCCGCTCGACCTCTCGAAGCTCGAATATCGGAACAAGCGGGAGCGGATCGCCCACGACCTCGTCGAACGACGGGGAGCCGTGGCGATCGTCTCCGAGGTCCGGATCGCCGCCGCCGGCCTGGAGCTGACCGGCCGCGTGGAGGTGGCCGAGGACCGCCGGGAATATCGCCCCGTCCTGCTGCTGACCGATGAGGGCCAGGTCTCGAAGGCCGAGTGCACCTGCCCGCTCTACCGCCGCCAGGGGCTCAAGGACGGGCCCTGCGCACACCTCGTCGCGCTCCGGCTCTCCCACGCCGGGCGCGAGGCCCTCCGCCGCAGGGGCCAGACGCCGCTGGAGGCCCTGACGGCCGAGACGCGTTCCTTCTCCCGTCGGGACGATCGCGGGGAGGACGTCTATCAGCTCGCGCTGGAGCGCCGGCGATTGACGATCCACTGGGGCCGGGCCGGGCTCCCCATGCGCCGACAGCGGCTGACGTTCGACTCCGTCGACGACGCCCGGGACGCCTACCTCTCCCGGATCGCCGAGCTCTCCGGGCGCGGCTTCCTCGACGCCTCTTCCTCGTGA
- the rsmH gene encoding 16S rRNA (cytosine(1402)-N(4))-methyltransferase RsmH, whose protein sequence is MPPIHRPVMLDEVLAWLDPKPGSVVVDATAGAGGHASAIAQRVGPGGRVVGLDRDPGMLDLARGRTEGLPVTLEHSSYDRIGEVLDALGLGLVDGILADLGFASDQMDTASRGFSFQREGPLDMRFDPGQPTTAASIVNRWPADRLADAFRDLGDEPRAKAIADRIVAQRAEAPIETTGQLADLVRGLYGPRRDRTDPATRVFQALRIAVNDELGILDRFLGLAPDRLRPGGRFVVISFHSLEDERIKAAFRSDDRLRPLTKRPVVCGDRELRQNPRSRSAKLRAAERV, encoded by the coding sequence ATGCCCCCGATCCACCGCCCCGTGATGCTCGACGAGGTGCTCGCCTGGCTCGACCCGAAGCCGGGCTCCGTGGTCGTCGACGCCACCGCCGGGGCCGGCGGGCACGCCTCGGCGATTGCGCAACGGGTCGGGCCCGGGGGCCGGGTCGTCGGCCTCGACCGCGACCCGGGGATGCTCGACCTCGCCCGGGGTCGGACCGAGGGGCTCCCGGTCACGCTCGAACACTCGTCCTATGACCGCATCGGCGAGGTGCTCGACGCGCTGGGCCTCGGCCTCGTCGACGGCATCCTCGCCGACCTCGGCTTCGCCTCCGACCAGATGGACACCGCCTCCCGAGGCTTCAGCTTCCAGCGCGAGGGGCCGCTCGACATGAGGTTCGACCCCGGCCAGCCGACCACCGCCGCCTCGATCGTCAACCGGTGGCCCGCCGACCGCCTCGCCGACGCCTTCCGGGACCTCGGCGACGAGCCCCGGGCGAAGGCGATCGCCGACCGGATCGTCGCCCAGCGGGCCGAGGCGCCGATCGAGACGACCGGCCAGCTCGCCGACCTCGTCCGGGGCCTCTACGGCCCCCGTCGCGACCGGACCGACCCGGCCACTCGGGTCTTCCAGGCGCTCCGGATCGCCGTCAACGACGAGCTGGGCATCCTCGACCGCTTCCTGGGACTCGCCCCCGATCGCCTCCGACCCGGCGGCCGGTTCGTCGTCATCAGCTTCCACTCGCTCGAGGACGAACGCATCAAGGCCGCCTTCCGTTCCGACGACCGCCTCCGCCCCCTGACGAAGAGACCGGTCGTCTGCGGAGACCGGGAGCTGAGGCAGAACCCCCGCTCCCGGAGCGCCAAGCTCCGGGCGGCCGAGCGGGTCTGA
- a CDS encoding reverse transcriptase family protein, with translation MSRTTDLTSLWRAIERAGGIDSYVNGQLSERGFLVERREIDTLSDREREAYKKQLKEEAARRLELRREAWQAYKARHIVHLGEGIFWDDHATEDKWDAPDAEERAAENELPPLDGPRDLAEALGLTIPQLRWLAFHRDAATSIHYARFTVAKRDGSERAIWAPMPTLKAAQRWILRNISEKLPIHGASHGFLPGRSIKSNAQEHVGSKLVLKMDLADFFPSVTYPRVRGIFRRAGYREQVSTLLALICTEAPREVVEEGGTTYYVALGPRCLPQGAPTSPSLTNTLCLRLDRRLSGLARSLGWRYTRYADDLTFSLPASHGGEPRLGALLGGARRVVESEGFAVRLDKTRVARAGARQQVTGLVVNGEGPARVPRRLRRQLRAAAHNLEVGRAGPDADPVDRLAGLASFVCMTDPALGAALLGRLRGGSAG, from the coding sequence ATGTCCCGGACGACCGACCTCACCTCCCTCTGGCGGGCCATCGAGCGGGCCGGCGGCATCGACTCGTATGTGAACGGCCAGCTCTCCGAGCGGGGCTTCCTGGTCGAGCGCCGGGAGATCGACACGCTCTCCGACCGGGAGCGGGAGGCCTACAAGAAGCAATTGAAGGAGGAGGCCGCCCGGCGCCTCGAGCTGAGGAGGGAGGCCTGGCAGGCCTACAAGGCCCGGCACATCGTCCACCTCGGCGAGGGGATCTTCTGGGATGACCACGCCACCGAGGACAAATGGGACGCCCCCGACGCCGAGGAACGCGCCGCCGAGAACGAGCTGCCGCCGCTGGACGGCCCCCGGGACCTGGCCGAGGCGCTCGGCCTGACCATCCCCCAGCTCCGATGGCTGGCCTTCCACCGGGACGCGGCGACCTCGATCCACTACGCGCGGTTCACCGTCGCCAAGCGGGACGGATCCGAGCGGGCCATCTGGGCGCCGATGCCGACGCTCAAGGCCGCCCAGCGCTGGATCCTCCGCAACATCAGCGAGAAGCTCCCCATCCACGGCGCCTCCCACGGCTTCCTGCCGGGCCGGTCGATCAAGTCCAACGCGCAGGAGCATGTCGGCTCGAAGCTCGTGCTCAAGATGGACCTCGCCGACTTCTTCCCCTCCGTCACCTACCCCCGGGTGCGGGGGATCTTCCGCCGGGCCGGGTACCGGGAACAGGTGTCGACCCTGCTGGCCCTGATCTGCACCGAGGCCCCCCGGGAGGTCGTCGAGGAGGGGGGCACGACCTACTACGTCGCCCTCGGCCCGAGGTGCCTGCCGCAGGGGGCCCCCACGAGCCCGAGCCTGACCAACACCCTCTGCCTCCGGCTCGACCGCCGCCTGAGCGGGCTGGCCCGGTCGCTGGGCTGGCGGTACACCCGGTACGCCGACGACCTGACCTTCAGCCTGCCCGCCTCCCACGGGGGGGAGCCCCGCCTCGGTGCCCTGCTCGGCGGGGCGAGGCGGGTGGTCGAGTCGGAGGGGTTCGCCGTCCGGCTCGACAAGACCCGGGTGGCCCGGGCCGGGGCGAGGCAGCAGGTGACGGGCCTGGTCGTCAACGGGGAAGGCCCTGCCCGTGTCCCCCGGCGGCTCCGCCGGCAGCTCCGGGCGGCGGCGCACAACCTCGAAGTCGGCCGGGCCGGGCCCGACGCCGACCCGGTCGACCGGCTCGCCGGCCTGGCCAGCTTCGTCTGCATGACCGACCCGGCCCTCGGGGCCGCGCTGCTCGGCCGGCTGCGGGGAGGCTCGGCGGGCTGA